Proteins encoded by one window of Fischerella sp. PCC 9605:
- a CDS encoding lysylphosphatidylglycerol synthase transmembrane domain-containing protein, which yields MIKKILRWLILGGTLFFLATALKNNWQGIADIRIDAAGWAIIAIATGVTLLAHTWAGWVWIWIFKNLKQPVPSSQFIYVYLKTNIAKYLPGNVGHYYGRIMAAKNANVSTGAATLSVLLEPLLMAAAALIIVLVGSLFVKTNTSLTVQIAQILGLAVVLCVLHPQFLNPLIRLLYRLKAKKSNTNTTSAVDLSMQSYPLKPLLGELGFLGLRGIGFVLTLYALSSLNLSQIPLLLGAFSFAWLLGLVVPGAPGGLGVFEATAIALLQNHFPEAVIISATGIYRLVSILSETAGATLAWLDERLFK from the coding sequence ATGATCAAGAAAATTTTACGCTGGTTAATTTTGGGTGGGACGCTATTTTTTTTGGCCACAGCCCTAAAGAATAACTGGCAAGGAATTGCTGACATTCGCATTGATGCAGCAGGATGGGCAATTATAGCGATCGCCACAGGTGTAACTTTACTGGCACATACTTGGGCAGGCTGGGTATGGATTTGGATTTTCAAAAATTTAAAGCAACCTGTACCATCTTCCCAATTCATCTATGTTTATTTAAAAACAAATATTGCCAAGTATTTGCCTGGTAACGTTGGGCATTACTATGGGCGAATTATGGCGGCAAAAAATGCCAACGTTTCCACTGGTGCAGCTACCCTCAGTGTCTTGCTAGAACCGTTACTCATGGCAGCAGCTGCTTTAATCATTGTCTTAGTTGGCAGTCTGTTTGTGAAGACTAATACCAGCTTGACTGTGCAGATAGCACAAATACTGGGTTTAGCTGTAGTACTTTGTGTGCTTCATCCCCAGTTTTTGAACCCATTAATTCGCCTGCTATACCGCTTGAAGGCAAAAAAGTCTAATACTAATACTACCTCAGCCGTTGATTTGAGTATGCAAAGCTATCCTCTCAAACCTTTATTAGGAGAACTAGGCTTTTTGGGACTGCGCGGGATTGGGTTTGTTTTAACTTTGTATGCCTTGAGTTCTTTAAATTTGAGTCAAATACCTTTATTGCTAGGCGCTTTTAGCTTCGCTTGGTTACTGGGGTTGGTGGTTCCTGGTGCGCCTGGTGGGTTGGGTGTGTTTGAAGCAACTGCGATCGCGCTATTGCAGAATCATTTTCCGGAGGCAGTGATAATTAGTGCAACAGGTATATATCGGCTTGTAAGTATTTTATCTGAAACTGCCGGTGCTACCTTAGCTTGGCTAGACGAGCGTCTCTTTAAATAA